In a genomic window of Streptomyces noursei ATCC 11455:
- a CDS encoding DNA-3-methyladenine glycosylase family protein codes for MPARTWVPPGPYDLHRTLGVLRRGPGDPAFAVRGDEIWRACRTPEGPGTLCLAARAAEGHVAATAWGPGAPWLLERLPELLGESDDPAALTARHRVVHEARRRHPGVRLARTGLVLESLIPSILEQKVTSDEAYRAWRLLLQRHGTPAPGPWDRLRVMPEPRGWALIPSWEWHRAGVDAKRSSTILRAVRAAARMEEAAGMDLGDATRRLTAIPGIGPWTAAETLQRALGAPDAITVGDLHLPKIIGYALTGRRGTTDEEMLQLLAPYAGQRHRAARLILLSGLVPPRRAPRFPVGDIARL; via the coding sequence ATGCCCGCCCGCACCTGGGTTCCGCCCGGCCCCTACGACCTGCACCGCACCCTCGGGGTGCTGCGCCGCGGTCCGGGCGACCCGGCGTTCGCGGTGCGCGGCGACGAGATCTGGCGGGCCTGCCGCACGCCGGAGGGCCCCGGCACCCTGTGCCTGGCGGCCCGCGCCGCCGAGGGCCACGTCGCGGCGACGGCCTGGGGCCCGGGCGCCCCGTGGCTGCTGGAGCGGCTGCCGGAGCTGCTGGGGGAGTCCGACGACCCGGCGGCGCTGACCGCCCGGCACCGCGTCGTCCACGAGGCGCGCCGCCGCCACCCCGGTGTCCGGCTCGCCCGCACCGGACTCGTCCTGGAGTCGCTGATCCCCTCGATCCTGGAGCAGAAGGTCACCAGCGACGAGGCGTACCGCGCCTGGCGGCTGCTGCTCCAACGGCACGGCACGCCCGCGCCCGGCCCCTGGGACCGGCTGCGGGTGATGCCCGAGCCGCGCGGCTGGGCGCTGATCCCGTCCTGGGAGTGGCACCGCGCCGGCGTCGACGCCAAGCGGTCGTCGACGATCCTGCGCGCGGTGCGGGCGGCGGCCCGGATGGAGGAGGCCGCCGGGATGGACCTCGGCGACGCCACCCGCCGGCTGACCGCGATCCCGGGCATCGGCCCCTGGACGGCCGCCGAGACCCTCCAGCGTGCCCTGGGCGCCCCCGACGCGATCACCGTCGGCGATCTGCACCTGCCGAAGATCATCGGCTATGCGCTCACCGGCCGGCGCGGCACGACCGACGAGGAGATGCTCCAGCTCCTGGCGCCCTACGCGGGACAGCGGCACCGCGCGGCCCGGCTGATCCTGCTCTCCGGCCTGGTCCCGCCGCGCCGCGCCCCGCGCTTCCCGGTGGGCGACATCGCCCGGCTGTGA
- the cas1 gene encoding CRISPR-associated endonuclease Cas1: MTDAEIPELAAIFAPRTIGPTLIVEGFGAKLTVERGQLAIHDGFGPHRRTEKLSRIERRVERIIVTAVDGYVTLDAMRWCRDVGISVVMLDPAGDVLMTSEHPWGDGRLHQAQAMGSPKAMRYIMDRKLTGQYEVSEHPRIKDGLIRLHDAESLSEISAIEAKASRYYWASLRGTKVNFRDDVPEHWKTFQRRSSSLQATGKTPRKAVTPFNAMLNLAYSIGYAESRLACHALGLDTEMGLLHRPKGENRSHSMTLDLVEVARPYVDQMILNVVSERVFTRRDFYETIEGQCTVGSPLDREIIERAREAVRQPLAEAAEDVAHILGESCDIPVGKRTPLTRRNAKRRNQCKD; encoded by the coding sequence ATGACGGACGCTGAGATTCCCGAACTGGCCGCAATCTTCGCCCCTCGCACCATCGGCCCCACCCTCATAGTCGAAGGCTTCGGCGCAAAGCTCACCGTAGAACGCGGACAGTTGGCCATCCATGACGGCTTCGGCCCGCACCGCCGTACAGAAAAGCTGTCGCGCATTGAACGGCGAGTGGAACGCATCATCGTCACGGCCGTGGACGGCTACGTGACCCTTGATGCAATGCGCTGGTGCCGGGATGTCGGAATCAGCGTCGTCATGCTCGATCCGGCCGGGGACGTCCTCATGACGTCCGAACACCCCTGGGGCGACGGCCGGTTGCACCAGGCCCAAGCCATGGGCAGCCCCAAGGCCATGCGCTACATCATGGACCGGAAGCTGACAGGACAGTACGAGGTGAGCGAGCACCCCCGGATCAAAGACGGTTTGATCCGGCTGCACGACGCTGAAAGCCTCTCGGAAATCTCCGCGATCGAAGCCAAAGCCAGCCGGTACTACTGGGCAAGCCTGCGGGGCACGAAAGTGAACTTCCGCGATGATGTGCCCGAGCATTGGAAGACGTTCCAACGGCGTTCATCGTCATTGCAGGCGACCGGGAAGACACCCCGAAAGGCTGTGACCCCGTTTAACGCCATGCTGAATCTCGCCTACTCCATTGGGTACGCGGAATCTCGGCTTGCCTGTCACGCCCTGGGACTCGATACGGAGATGGGGTTGCTGCACCGGCCGAAGGGAGAGAACAGGTCTCACAGTATGACGCTGGATTTGGTCGAAGTTGCTCGCCCATATGTAGACCAAATGATTCTAAATGTAGTTTCAGAGAGGGTGTTCACCCGCCGCGACTTCTACGAGACAATAGAAGGGCAATGCACAGTAGGCAGTCCGCTTGACCGGGAAATCATCGAACGGGCACGAGAGGCAGTCAGGCAACCACTTGCGGAAGCCGCTGAAGATGTAGCGCACATTCTTGGGGAATCGTGCGATATCCCGGTTGGAAAGCGAACGCCCCTGACACGGCGGAACGCAAAACGGAGGAACCAGTGCAAGGACTAG
- a CDS encoding ATP-binding protein has protein sequence MPPERVPWSELGPEFIGSWGWPGGKWEPEHLAILGPTGSGKSFFMTHIIDQRARRSGANAVIIATKPADSTMTRLTRTGEWKMRRTWPPSYGEERIIFWPKATGLAEGVQQQRKAIYDVLAETWKPDANTIVAFDEIAYVEQDLRLQPFITKYWREARSLGITIVATTQRPRYVSRYMHSEPTWSVAFLPSDEDEAKRVAEIIGGRRKFTEVLMSLEPREFLIIHRRKRLAYISRIA, from the coding sequence ATGCCCCCGGAACGAGTCCCCTGGTCTGAACTCGGGCCGGAATTCATCGGCTCATGGGGGTGGCCGGGCGGTAAGTGGGAGCCTGAGCATTTGGCCATCCTGGGACCGACAGGTTCCGGGAAGTCGTTTTTCATGACGCACATCATCGACCAACGGGCCAGACGAAGCGGCGCGAACGCGGTCATTATCGCGACGAAACCGGCGGACTCCACCATGACCCGACTCACCAGAACCGGTGAGTGGAAGATGCGTCGCACTTGGCCACCGTCCTACGGCGAAGAACGCATCATTTTCTGGCCCAAGGCGACGGGACTTGCTGAAGGGGTTCAGCAGCAACGCAAAGCCATCTATGACGTTCTCGCGGAAACCTGGAAACCGGATGCGAATACCATCGTGGCGTTCGATGAAATCGCGTACGTCGAACAGGATCTACGTTTGCAGCCCTTCATTACGAAGTACTGGAGAGAGGCACGGTCCCTTGGGATCACGATTGTCGCGACTACACAGCGACCCCGCTACGTATCGCGCTATATGCATTCAGAACCGACGTGGTCTGTCGCGTTCCTGCCCAGTGATGAGGACGAAGCAAAACGGGTAGCCGAGATTATCGGCGGACGGCGCAAGTTCACCGAAGTATTGATGTCTCTTGAGCCCCGAGAATTCCTCATCATTCATCGCAGAAAGCGGCTTGCGTATATTTCGCGGATCGCGTAG
- a CDS encoding peptidoglycan recognition protein family protein: MRPFLATCLGAACTAALALPLAPVSAASTGSTGASGASTGSTGAAVAARPAAARSAAARSAAARPAAARSAVARSAAARGAAGPGTASTPDLPGATQSLPLPSLAPTARRGPVQDTAPPQTQAVRELAPRTVRPFSLVGVVWDDAAVPLRGRVQIRTRARGSGRWSGWQDIQTDSDDAPDLGAGEGRGGAARGSTAPLWVGASDAVQLRLTPADPHRAPSVLPHGLRLELVDPGPETPAVRGGGPPGTPEAASSAANAPLAPAGATEIPAADQAATQADVTVAGGPAGGPVHIGARPRIVTRAGWGADERLRENRFVYTHAVRAVFVHHSATGNNYTCAQAPSVIRGLYRYHVRSSHWRDIGYNFLIDKCGTIYEGRAGGVAKSVLGAHTLGFNNDSTGIALLGSFGKTAPSRPAVQALGRLAAWKLGLSGTDPRARTPMISTGGNLYRKGLTVRQHVISGHRDGFKTECPGALLYADLPAVRQAAARLQGR, encoded by the coding sequence ATGCGCCCTTTTCTCGCGACCTGCCTCGGCGCCGCGTGCACGGCCGCCCTCGCCCTGCCCCTCGCCCCGGTCTCCGCGGCCAGCACCGGCTCCACCGGAGCGTCCGGTGCCAGCACCGGCTCCACCGGAGCGGCTGTCGCCGCGCGCCCTGCTGCCGCGCGCTCTGCTGCCGCGCGCTCTGCTGCCGCGCGCCCTGCTGCCGCGCGCTCTGCCGTCGCGCGCTCTGCTGCCGCGCGCGGTGCCGCCGGGCCCGGCACGGCGAGCACCCCCGACCTGCCGGGCGCCACCCAGTCCCTGCCCCTGCCGAGCCTCGCCCCGACCGCCCGGCGCGGCCCCGTCCAGGACACCGCCCCGCCACAGACGCAGGCCGTCCGCGAACTGGCGCCCCGCACGGTCCGGCCGTTCTCCCTCGTCGGCGTCGTCTGGGACGACGCCGCGGTCCCCCTCCGCGGCCGGGTCCAGATCCGTACCCGGGCCCGCGGCAGCGGCCGGTGGTCCGGCTGGCAGGACATCCAGACCGACAGCGACGACGCCCCCGACCTCGGCGCCGGGGAGGGCCGCGGCGGCGCCGCACGCGGCAGCACGGCGCCCCTGTGGGTCGGCGCCAGCGACGCCGTCCAACTGCGCCTCACCCCCGCCGACCCGCACCGCGCCCCCAGCGTGCTCCCGCACGGCCTCCGCCTGGAACTCGTCGACCCCGGCCCGGAGACCCCCGCCGTGCGCGGCGGCGGCCCGCCCGGCACCCCCGAGGCCGCCAGCTCCGCCGCCAACGCGCCCCTCGCGCCGGCCGGCGCCACCGAGATCCCCGCCGCCGACCAGGCCGCGACCCAGGCCGACGTCACCGTCGCCGGCGGCCCCGCCGGCGGCCCGGTGCACATCGGTGCCCGCCCGCGCATCGTCACCCGGGCCGGCTGGGGCGCCGACGAGAGGCTCCGCGAGAACCGCTTCGTCTACACCCACGCCGTCCGCGCCGTCTTCGTCCACCACAGCGCCACCGGCAACAACTACACCTGCGCACAGGCCCCTTCGGTGATCCGCGGCTTGTACCGCTACCACGTCAGAAGCAGCCACTGGCGGGACATCGGCTACAACTTCCTGATCGACAAGTGCGGCACCATCTACGAGGGCCGCGCCGGCGGCGTCGCCAAATCCGTACTCGGCGCCCACACCCTCGGCTTCAACAACGACAGCACCGGCATCGCCCTGCTCGGCTCCTTCGGCAAGACCGCGCCGTCGCGCCCCGCCGTCCAGGCACTGGGCCGCCTCGCGGCCTGGAAGCTCGGCCTCTCCGGCACCGATCCGCGCGCCCGGACCCCGATGATCTCCACCGGCGGCAACCTCTACCGGAAGGGCCTGACCGTCCGACAACACGTCATCTCCGGCCACCGCGACGGCTTCAAGACGGAATGCCCGGGCGCCCTCCTGTACGCCGACCTGCCCGCGGTGCGGCAGGCGGCGGCCCGCCTCCAGGGCCGTTGA
- a CDS encoding nucleotidyltransferase family protein, with product MTEAILLVGGKGTRLRPLTVHTPKPMVPAAGVPFLTHQLARARAAGVEHIVLATSYLAEVFEPYFGDGSALGLHLEYVTEVEPLGTGGAIRNVASRLHSGPDDPVLIFNGDILTGLDIRALVDTHRTSGADVSLHLTRVEDPRAFGLVPTDDTGRVTAFLEKPQTPEEIVTDQINAGAYVFNRSVIDTIPAGRPVSVERETFPGLLADGAHLQGMVDSTYWLDLGTPQAFVRGSADLVQGRAPSPAVPGRRGDRLVLDGAEVAPDAKLGGGTVVGPAARVGAGAQVDGSTVLDGAVIEPGAVVRDSLIGAGARIGARTVLDGAVIGDGAVVGADNELRGGIRIWCGADIPAGAVRFSSDQ from the coding sequence GTGACTGAAGCGATCCTCCTGGTCGGCGGCAAGGGCACCCGACTGCGCCCGCTGACGGTGCACACGCCCAAGCCCATGGTCCCGGCCGCCGGCGTGCCCTTCCTGACCCATCAGCTGGCCCGCGCCCGCGCCGCCGGCGTCGAGCACATCGTCCTGGCCACGTCCTACCTCGCCGAGGTCTTCGAGCCGTACTTCGGCGACGGTTCCGCGCTCGGCCTGCACCTGGAATACGTCACCGAGGTCGAGCCGCTGGGCACCGGCGGCGCCATCCGCAACGTCGCCTCCCGGCTGCACTCGGGCCCCGACGACCCGGTGCTGATCTTCAACGGCGACATCCTCACCGGCCTGGACATCCGCGCCCTGGTCGACACCCACCGCACCAGCGGCGCCGACGTCTCGCTGCACCTCACCCGGGTCGAGGACCCGCGCGCCTTCGGGCTCGTCCCCACCGACGACACCGGCCGGGTCACCGCCTTCCTGGAGAAGCCACAGACCCCCGAGGAGATCGTCACCGACCAGATCAACGCCGGCGCCTACGTCTTCAACCGGTCGGTCATCGACACCATCCCCGCCGGCCGCCCGGTCTCCGTCGAACGCGAGACCTTCCCCGGCCTGCTCGCCGACGGCGCGCACCTCCAGGGCATGGTCGACTCCACCTACTGGCTCGACCTCGGCACCCCGCAGGCGTTCGTCCGCGGCTCCGCCGACCTGGTCCAGGGCCGCGCCCCGTCCCCGGCCGTCCCCGGCCGCCGCGGCGACCGCCTCGTCCTGGACGGCGCCGAGGTCGCCCCGGACGCCAAGCTCGGCGGCGGCACCGTCGTCGGCCCCGCGGCCCGGGTCGGCGCCGGCGCCCAGGTCGACGGCAGCACGGTCCTCGACGGCGCGGTGATCGAACCCGGAGCCGTGGTCCGCGACTCGCTGATCGGCGCCGGCGCCCGGATCGGGGCCCGCACGGTGCTGGACGGCGCGGTGATCGGCGACGGCGCGGTGGTCGGCGCCGACAACGAACTGCGCGGCGGCATCCGCATCTGGTGCGGCGCCGACATCCCCGCGGGCGCGGTCCGCTTCTCCTCCGACCAGTAA
- a CDS encoding helix-turn-helix domain-containing protein has protein sequence MIDVERSGYLTPQQRFGVTVKDVRIGRKITQKQLGTYSGYSEAYVSKVEKGTMKPSQQFAEKCDAMFQTRGMFVRLLGDIERDDNPSWFVPYLEREREASRVLDFSTTSIMGIFQTGEYAHAAFRAGHPRGSAEFIHTKVGARLRRREILEKCNPPMIWVVLHEACLRTVVGGASVMAAQLDHLILSAESPSVDLQVMPFSFGAAAAHVPAFTLLTFDDDPTVVYADDPQGGRLYQQCETVDTYYEHYDRLRSHALAPTDSLILIDKIRKEYLS, from the coding sequence GTGATCGACGTAGAGCGGTCGGGGTACTTGACTCCGCAGCAACGCTTTGGGGTCACAGTCAAGGATGTCCGCATAGGCCGGAAGATCACACAGAAACAGCTGGGGACTTACTCCGGGTACTCAGAGGCGTACGTTTCGAAGGTTGAGAAGGGCACTATGAAACCCTCTCAACAGTTCGCCGAAAAGTGCGACGCCATGTTTCAAACACGCGGCATGTTTGTGCGACTGCTCGGAGACATTGAACGGGACGACAACCCCTCATGGTTTGTGCCGTATCTGGAAAGAGAGCGGGAAGCGTCGAGGGTTCTCGACTTCTCAACAACCAGCATCATGGGGATTTTTCAGACCGGGGAGTACGCACACGCCGCTTTCCGTGCAGGGCACCCACGTGGGTCGGCCGAATTTATACACACTAAGGTGGGTGCACGGCTCAGGCGACGTGAAATCTTGGAGAAGTGCAACCCGCCAATGATCTGGGTGGTGCTTCACGAGGCTTGTTTACGGACTGTAGTTGGCGGGGCATCTGTGATGGCCGCACAGCTTGATCACCTCATCTTGTCCGCCGAATCGCCGAGTGTAGATCTCCAGGTCATGCCGTTCTCGTTCGGAGCTGCGGCGGCGCATGTACCGGCGTTCACTCTACTGACCTTTGACGACGATCCCACCGTTGTGTACGCGGATGACCCGCAGGGTGGGCGGCTTTATCAACAGTGCGAAACCGTGGATACCTATTACGAGCATTACGACCGTCTAAGGTCACACGCGTTAGCGCCCACCGACTCGCTAATCCTCATCGATAAAATCCGTAAGGAGTACCTGTCGTGA
- a CDS encoding TIGR03089 family protein: protein MNATDRTPADLLGSALAADPGRPLVTFYDDATGERVELSVATFANWVAKTANYLQGDLAAEPGDRLALLLPAHWQTAVWLVACSSVGVVAEVGGDPAAADLVVSGPDSLDAARACSGERVALALRPLGGRFPQPPAGFADYAVEVPGQGDRFAPFVPVDPGAPALAVGGEELTGAGIGERALADAAAAGLPPAPRVLSGLGYDTWRGLSLGLYAPLAAGGSVVLCRHQDRLDGDALAAREATEKVTFTVPRS from the coding sequence ATGAACGCCACCGACCGCACCCCCGCCGACCTGCTGGGTTCCGCGCTCGCCGCGGACCCGGGCCGCCCCCTGGTGACCTTCTACGACGACGCCACCGGCGAGCGCGTGGAACTCTCCGTCGCGACCTTCGCCAATTGGGTGGCGAAGACCGCCAACTACCTCCAGGGCGACCTGGCCGCCGAGCCCGGCGACCGGCTCGCGCTGCTGCTGCCCGCGCACTGGCAGACCGCCGTCTGGCTGGTGGCCTGTTCCTCGGTGGGCGTGGTCGCGGAGGTGGGCGGTGATCCGGCCGCGGCCGATCTCGTCGTCAGCGGCCCGGATTCCCTCGACGCGGCACGGGCCTGCTCCGGGGAGCGGGTGGCGTTGGCGCTGCGCCCGTTGGGCGGCCGGTTCCCGCAGCCGCCGGCCGGCTTCGCGGACTACGCCGTCGAGGTGCCGGGCCAGGGCGACCGGTTCGCGCCGTTCGTCCCGGTGGATCCGGGCGCGCCGGCGCTGGCGGTCGGCGGCGAGGAGCTGACCGGCGCCGGGATCGGCGAGCGGGCGCTGGCGGATGCCGCGGCCGCGGGGCTGCCGCCGGCGCCGCGGGTGCTGTCGGGGCTCGGCTACGACACCTGGCGGGGCCTGTCGCTGGGGCTGTACGCGCCGTTGGCGGCGGGCGGCTCGGTGGTGCTGTGCCGGCATCAGGACCGGCTGGACGGGGACGCGCTGGCCGCCCGGGAGGCCACCGAGAAGGTCACCTTCACCGTGCCACGCTCCTGA